From a single Rutidosis leptorrhynchoides isolate AG116_Rl617_1_P2 chromosome 5, CSIRO_AGI_Rlap_v1, whole genome shotgun sequence genomic region:
- the LOC139846947 gene encoding uncharacterized protein encodes MISSDVHPPPVPNCSSSDHLNQQKFHAFKISYDDDDDKAHASVSDIDLLKSVVADLHDTPNSKPSFSIRDYVYNSRSKDIVCNWPFSQKTLQVCLKHGVKNLLPPFESIETLRNTSSNEQIISSCDGKSNSETILEPKTSKKSQSYLQEDSGQTKSKKVIIDSSETVIKKCRIVGVEPMKEVTPMATKVCPVCKNFSSSSNTTLNAHIDQCLYKSGELSTKQTANPKVVVKHRIKPRKMRLMVNIYKTARHCTVEELDARNGTSWANNSTFSSQELKFHGENERKETNVVPEVHDRKGDVYIDTNGTKVRILSKVDTADDHGVRTTLKAGKSSKFFTPKKKNKNLELKNQHKYLEASPHSQKLKPFSEVRIGREENVGIKKSCKEAMNKDDLPIVRPPWACSKRTVLVKKSQNPIKNAVKNMSIANRAPSTVLSQHNSEKIATFSKYKDHFAKKRSPPLTEPTFKRLKKIGTISDNSCEDRKLSSFGKKLNLKRKVSAIERSCVGPYQDSAKQKSLVDEDSSASMKTDFVTPSCDVESYTKETRSLDEPFGTEFPKMVSEPIHIDDVADDMADDVADDVEMQQKTFEEVDPIQLTEPPGFFLNSHDLEMVSEKLQRSSSMATFSRVQSSEDWDSMSSSPISTISNPNLARFDSDKFAPTNSSDYWRSMTTASFKNDQPCCCSKKDITLTQTAASSIQEPSNFMPHMFPVAAAAVVSGGVQAASPAMKFPNYSECDSVSSPLKPVLRLMGKNLTVVNTDDYQNAPQISPMGQFPNVPNAENHASNTMFRSTTYADYIKSQTRCDGHVISEMNVHNAPSNSVNEIIFIPENDVNRMSSGYQSQQRSLGYNNKDSFQGYSGLYTNRFF; translated from the exons ATGATATCTTCTGATGTTCATCCACCACCAGTTCCTAATTGTTCTTCTTCAGATCATCTTAATCAACAAAAGTTTCATGCTTTCAAGAtcagttatgatgatgatgatgataaagctcATGCTTCTGTTTCTGATATAGATCTGTTAAAGTCTGTGGTTGCTGATCTTCATGACACCCCTAACTCAAAACCCAGTTTCTCTATAAG AGATTATGTTTACAATTCACGCAGCAAGGATATCGTTTGTAATTGGCCGTTTTCTCAAAAAACTTTGCAAGTTTGTTTAAAACATGGAGTGAAGAATTTGTTGCCACCTTTCGAGTCTATTGAAACACTAAGAAATACTTCATCTAATGAACAAATCATTAGCAGTTGTGATGGAAAGTCAAATTCGGAGACGATTTTAGAACCCAAGACATCAAAGAAATCTCAATCCTATCTTCAAGAAGACTCGGGTCAAACAAAGTCAAAGAAAGTTATAATCGATTCTTCAGAAACCGTCattaaaaagtgtagaattgttggtGTTGAACCAATGAAAGAGGTCACACCAATGGCTACTAAAGTGTGTCCGGTTTGCAAGAATTTCTCGTCTTCTTCAAACACTACTTTAAACGCGCACATAGATCAGTGTCTGTATAAATCTGGTGAGTTAAGTACGAAGCAGACTGCGAATCCAAAAGTGGTTGTGAAACATAGGATTAAACCTAGGAAGATGAGGCTAATGGTGAACATCTACAAAACTGCGCGTCATTGTACtgtcgaagaacttgatgctagaAACGGGACTAGTTGGGCTAATAATTCGACCTTTTCTTCTCAAGAACTTAAGTTTCATGGTGAAAACGAGCGTAAAGAAACTAACGTTGTTCCTGAGGTACATGATCGTAAAGGCGATGTTTATATTGACACAAATGGAACAAAAGTTCGGATCTTGTCAAAAGTAGACACAGCAGATGATCATGGTGTTCGAACGACGCTAAAAGCAGGAAAATCGAGTAAATTTTTCACACCGAAGAAAAAAAACAAGAATCTTGAGCTCAAAAATCAACACAAGTATTTGGAAGCAAGCCCACACAGTCAAAAGTTGAAGCCTTTTTCTGAG GTGAGAATTGGGCGAGAAGAAAACGTTGGTATTAAAAAAAGTTGCAAAGAGGCAATGAATAAAGATGATTTGCCCATTGTTAGGCCGCCTTGGGCATGTTCTAAGCGAACGGTTCTTGTTAAAAAGTCGCAAAATCCAATAAAGAATGCAGTTAAGAACATGAGTATTGCAAATCGTGCCCCTTCGACTGTTTTGTCACAACATAATAGCGAAAAGATTGCAACTTTTTCAAAGTACAAGGATCATTTCGCAAAGAAAAGGTCTCCACCGTTAACAGAGCCAACTTTCAAGAGGTTGAAGAAGATAGGTACCATTTCGGACAATAGTTGTGAGGATCGCAAGTTATCGTCTTTTGGGAAGAAGTTGAATCTTAAAAGAAAAGTTTCTGCTATCGAGCGATCTTGTGTGGGCCCATATCAAGATTCTGCGAAACAGAAATCTCTAGTTGATGAAGATTCTTCTGCATCGATGAAGACTGATTTCGTTACTCCGTCATGTGATGTAGAATCTTATACAAAAGAGACTCGATCACTTGACGAACCATTTGGTACTGAATTTCCAAAAATGGTGAGTGAACCTATCCACATTGATGACGTGGCAGATGACATGGCAGATGATGTGGCAGACGATGTTGAGATGCAACAAAAAACCTTTGAGGAGGTTGATCCGATACAACTTACTGAACCACCAGGATTTTTCTTGAATAGTCATGATCTAGAGATGGTATCCGAAAAGCTTCAAAGAAGTTCATCTATGGCTACTTTCAGCAGAGTCCAATCAAGTGAAGATTGGGATTCTATGTCGAGCTCGCCGATATCAACCATCTCTAATCCAAATTTGGCAAGATTCGATTCAGACAAATTTGCACCTACTAATTCCAGTGATTATTGGAGATCGATGACGACTGCCAGTTTCAAGAATGATCAGCCTTGTTGTTGCTCTAAAAAGGACATCACTTTAACTCAAACTGCTGCTTCAAGTATACAAGAACCTTCTAACTTCATGCCTCATATGTTTCCGGTAGCGGCAGCTGCTGTGGTGTCTGGCGGTGTGCAGGCGGCTTCACCCGCCATGAAATTTCCTAATTATAGTGAATGTGATTCTGTTAGTAGTCCTTTAAAACCAGTTCTCAGGCTTATGGGGAAGAACTTAACTGTGGTTAACACAGATGATTATCAAAATGCACCCCAGATTAGTCCCATGGGTCAGTTTCCTAATGTTCCAAATGCAGAAAATCATGCATCTAACACAATGTTTCGAAGCACAACGTATGCGGATTATATCAAAAGTCAAACGAGATGTGATGGTCATGTGATTAGTGAAATGAACGTGCATAACGCTCCATCAAATTCTGTTAATGAGATCATCTTCATCCCTGAAAATGATGTTAATCGTATGTCTTCTGGTTACCAGTCACAACAACGTTCACTTGGGTACAACAACAAAGACAGCTTTCAAGGTTATTCGGGTTTGTACACCAACAGGTTCTTCTAG
- the LOC139847590 gene encoding photosystem I reaction center subunit V, chloroplastic-like, with translation MAATFLSAPTFQGLRPLNKPTDTPTMIFSTKQSLTITPKKKQNLGIKAELNPSLVISLSTGLSLFLGRFVFFSFQRENVAKQGLPEQNGVTHFEAGDKRAKEYVSLLKSNDPVGFNIVDVLAWGSIGHIVAYYILATSSNGYDPNFF, from the coding sequence ATGGCTGCAACCTTCTTATCTGCACCAACTTTTCAAGGTCTCAGACCACTCAACAAACCAACTGACACACCCACCATGATCTTTTCAACCAAACAGAGCCTAACCATCACCCCAAAGAAGAAACAAAACCTTGGTATCAAAGCCGAGCTTAACCCGTCTCTAGTGATCAGTCTAAGCACCGGGCTCTCTCTCTTTTTGGGCCGGTTTGTGTTCTTTAGCTTTCAAAGAGAAAATGTAGCAAAACAAGGTTTACCAGAACAAAATGGTGTGACACATTTTGAAGCAGGAGATAAAAGGGCTAAAGAGTATGTTAGTCTTTTGAAGTCTAATGATCCAGTTGGGTTTAATATTGTTGATGTTCTTGCATGGGGTTCTATTGGACATATTGTGGCTTATTATATTTTGGCCACTTCTAGCAATGGTTATGATCCCAACTTTTTTTAA